AATCGCCGACCTGCTGGAGCAGAAGGGAATTATTAAGAACAGCCTGTTCTTCAAAGGCTATCTGAAATGGGTTCAGGAGGGCTCCAGCTTCAAGGCGGGAACCTACAGCCTAAGTCCCGGCGACACCTATGATACGCTGATTAGCCGGATGAATGCGGGCGATGTTGTGAAGGAAGCGACGGTAGTATTCACCATCCCCGAAGGATATACTGCGGTGCAGGTGGCAGACAAGCTGGCTGCGGCCTGGAACCAGAAGCCTGAGGTGTTCCTGCAGCTGATCGATTCGGGCAAGGGGCTGGAGGCGGTAAGCCAGCTGGAAATCCCTGATAATCCGCAGCTGCGCCACCGGCTGGAGGGCTATTTGTTCCCCGAGACCTATGAGCTGGCAAAAGACAGTACGCCGCAGGAGGTCATCGAGGCTATGCTGGAGCAGCTGGTGAAGAAGCTGGATACCATTCCGGAATGGAAGGCAAAGCTGGCGAACCGCGGACTTACGCTTCACGAACTGCTGACGGTGGCTTCACTGGTGGAACGTGAGGTAGTCGTGGATAAGGAACGCCCGCTGGTGGCCGGCATTATCTATAACCGCCTGGACAAAGGCCAGAAATTAGAGATCGATGCTACCGTCCAGTATCTGCTGGACAAGCAGAAGGAACGGTTGTACGAGAAGGATCTGAAGGTAGACAGCCCTTATAATACGTATAAGCAGGCAGGCTTGCCGCCCGGGCCGATCAGCAGCCCCGGCCTTGCTTCTATTGAAGCGGCAATGACTCCCGAAATATCTGATTATTTCTTCTATGTCACCAAGAAAGATGGTTCTCAAGGCCATTTGTTTGCGAAGACCTACAAGGAACATTTAGCCAATATTCAGAAAAGCAAGCAAAATCAATAGCAACAGGCGTAGAATGGTATAGATGCGCTGGGCACAGGAGGTAACACAATGAATAATACACCGGAGCTGCTGGCAACAGCAGCTTCTCTGGAGGAAGCTGCAGCGCTGCTGGATGCGGGTGCCACGGCGCTACTGATCGGCGATGACCGCTTCGGAATGCGGCTGGCCGGACACTTCACGCTGGAGGATACCGCAGCCGTGGTGAAGCTCGCCCATGAGCGGGGCGGTAAGGTATACGCCAGCATTAACGGACTGATCGCCAATTCCATGCTGGAGGAGCTTCCGGCTTATGTGAAGGCGATCGGGGAGATTGGAGTGGACGGCGTTGAGTTCGGAGACCCGGCTGTCCTTGCGGCAGTGAAGGCGGAAGCGCCGGGGATGAAGCTGCACTGGAATGCAGAGATGACCTCAACCAACTACGCTACGGCGAATTATTGGGGCCGCAAGGGGGCTTCGCGGGTCGTCCTGGCCCGTGAGCTGAATATGGATGAAATGACTGAGATGGTGCCGCATCTGGAGGTTGAAGCCCAGGTACAGGTGCATGGCATGACCAATATCTATCATTCCAAGCGCAAGCTGGTTGCCAGCTATATGACCCATCAGGGCCGTCCGAGCGACGGCGGGAGCCTGGGCAAGGAGCGCGGGCTGTTCCTGATTGAGGCCGAGCGCCCGAATGAGAAGTTCCCGATCTATGAAGATGAGAACGGCACGCATATTATGAGCTCGGATGACATTTGCATACTAGAGGACCTGCATTTCTTATTGAAGGCCGGTGTACACAGCCTGAAGATTGAGGGACTGCTGAAGCCGGTAGCCTACAATGCCGCTGTCGTTAAGGCCTACCGTCATGCCATGGACGTATACGCCGCCGATCCGGCCGGATATGCCTTCGATGAGGCTTGGCTGGAGGAGATCCGGGCCTTGCAGGACCCGGAGCGCGAGCTGTCGTTCGGCTTTTTCTACAAAGAGCAGGTCTATTAATATATCAAAAGAAATGGTCTCAGCTCTTGCAAGGTTTATCCCGGCAACTAAGGGGCAGCAGCGGAGGGGAATTTGGAACTGTAGGAGCGCCAGCGTCCGCCTTTGTGTCCGGATGTTATCCGCTAAGTGGAATAATCAAACATCTGGAGACAACAGCGGCCGAAAGTCCAAATTCACCGCAGCAGCGTTTATACCCGATGTTAGTCTTTTATCTTGCACAAGATGAGACACAGAAAGGAGAACAGGAATGGGTACTATGACGAGGCCCCAATTCAAGGGCAAGCGTTACCGTCTGGACAAACCGGAGCTCCTGGCTCCGGCAGGGAATCTGGAGAAATTGAAATTCGCCGTGCATTATGGCGCGGATGCAGTATATATTGGAGGACAGAAATATGGTCTGCGCTCAGGCGCGGATAACTTCACCTTCGAGGAAATGCGCGAGGGCGTGGAGTTTGCGAAGAAATACGGAGCCAAAGTATTCGTGGCCACCAACATCTATGCGCACAATGAAGATATCGCCGGCATTGAAGAATACCTGCGCAACCTGTATGAGGTTGGCATTGCCGCCATTATTGTAGCCGATCCGGTAATTGTCGATACCGCGCTCCGCCTGGTGCCGGGTCTGGAGGTGCATCTCAGCACCCAGCAGTCCACGCTCAACTGGCAGGCCGTCTCCTACTGGAAGCAGGAGGGGCTGCCGCGCGTAGTTCTGGGCCGGGAGACCAGCCTGGAGGAGATCGCAGAGATCAAGCAGCATGTGGACATCGAGATTGAGAGCTTCATCCACGGGGCGATGTGTTCCTCTTATTCCGGCCGCTGTGTGCTGTCCAACCACTTCACGGACCGTGACTCCAACCGCGGGGGCTGCTGCCAGTCCTGCCGCTGGAAGTATGATCTGTTCGAGGATGCCCGTCCGGAAGGAACATGGGTATCGGAGGAGGAGCAGGCAGACGCGCCTCAGGCCTTGCAACCGGGAATCACCCAATTGCCGCTGCACCAGCCGGAGGAT
This region of Paenibacillus sp. FSL K6-1096 genomic DNA includes:
- the mltG gene encoding endolytic transglycosylase MltG produces the protein MKAVIRTVLILILVLVLLAGGGAWYIWKGMQPVEPAGPAVTVTIEKGMGSAQIADLLEQKGIIKNSLFFKGYLKWVQEGSSFKAGTYSLSPGDTYDTLISRMNAGDVVKEATVVFTIPEGYTAVQVADKLAAAWNQKPEVFLQLIDSGKGLEAVSQLEIPDNPQLRHRLEGYLFPETYELAKDSTPQEVIEAMLEQLVKKLDTIPEWKAKLANRGLTLHELLTVASLVEREVVVDKERPLVAGIIYNRLDKGQKLEIDATVQYLLDKQKERLYEKDLKVDSPYNTYKQAGLPPGPISSPGLASIEAAMTPEISDYFFYVTKKDGSQGHLFAKTYKEHLANIQKSKQNQ
- a CDS encoding peptidase U32 family protein, which codes for MNNTPELLATAASLEEAAALLDAGATALLIGDDRFGMRLAGHFTLEDTAAVVKLAHERGGKVYASINGLIANSMLEELPAYVKAIGEIGVDGVEFGDPAVLAAVKAEAPGMKLHWNAEMTSTNYATANYWGRKGASRVVLARELNMDEMTEMVPHLEVEAQVQVHGMTNIYHSKRKLVASYMTHQGRPSDGGSLGKERGLFLIEAERPNEKFPIYEDENGTHIMSSDDICILEDLHFLLKAGVHSLKIEGLLKPVAYNAAVVKAYRHAMDVYAADPAGYAFDEAWLEEIRALQDPERELSFGFFYKEQVY
- a CDS encoding U32 family peptidase, which codes for MGTMTRPQFKGKRYRLDKPELLAPAGNLEKLKFAVHYGADAVYIGGQKYGLRSGADNFTFEEMREGVEFAKKYGAKVFVATNIYAHNEDIAGIEEYLRNLYEVGIAAIIVADPVIVDTALRLVPGLEVHLSTQQSTLNWQAVSYWKQEGLPRVVLGRETSLEEIAEIKQHVDIEIESFIHGAMCSSYSGRCVLSNHFTDRDSNRGGCCQSCRWKYDLFEDARPEGTWVSEEEQADAPQALQPGITQLPLHQPEDNPFTMGSKDLCMLESIPDLIEAGIDSFKIEGRMKSIHYVATVVNAYRKAIDAYMADPEGYVLKPEWLEELQKAANRPLNTGFFYDTPDHEDHIYEPEEKAAPYDFAGLVLEYDAESGMALVQQRNHFKPGQEVEFFGPDNTFFKQTVGGLWDEDGNPLDAARHPLQRVRMKVDHPVAYFDMMRKRK